GACCCTCGCGGCGCGTCCAGACGCCGGGATTGCGGAAGCTGTCGGCGATCTCGCCGAAGCGCGCGCGCGACATGCCGACGAACTCGCAGAAGCGCGCGATGTCGCGGCGCGGAGTCTGGTCGCCGGACCGTCGCACCACGTCGATGGCCTCGTCGCGCGACATGCGGCCGTGCCGGATCTCCAGCGAGAGGTTATCGAAGAGGCGCGTGATCCCGAACTTGTGCCACTTCAGGTGGTGGTGGACCGATATGAGGTGGTCGTCGACGTCGGCGAACGCGTAGTAGCCGGTCCGTGGCCCCGAGGCGCGCTCACGGAAGCCGTGCCGTGCCGCGACGGCGGCGGTGTGCGCCGGGTCCCAGGGGAAGTAGTAGCCAAGGAAGACGGCGTTGACGCCCGCGGCCTCCATCTCGGCATCGGAGGGACCACGGTAGGCGACGAGGTCTCGCTCGCTCAACGCCTCGCCGACCCAGTCGCGCCACGTCGTTCCGTGCGTCACCCCGAAGCGCCGCAGCCACGCAGCGTCAAGGCGGAAGCCCGTGCGCTCCTCCTCCGATCCGCCATACTCGAACGCCGAGTTCTCGCCCCAGACGACCAGCGGGACTCGGAAGCTCACCGCGACGGCGAGCGGGATGGCGAAGAGCGCCATGTGCATCGGGATGGCGGTGGAGCCGAGGCGCTCATAGGCCGCCGCCATGAAGCGACGCTCAACATCGGGGCGGATGCGGTAGTCGATGTGGTCGACCCCGATCTCGACGAGGCTGCGCAGGTTGCGTCGGCCGAGCTCGGTGCGCGCCGGCGGGCACCAGGTGACGGCCAGCGGACGAAGGCCGTGCTCCAGGCAGGTAACGACCTGCCAGGTGCTGTCCTTGCCGCCGCTCACCGGGACCACGCAGTCGTAGCCGCCCGCGCGGACTCGCGCCGCGTGGGCAACCTCCGCGAACGCCTCGGCGCGGCGCCCCCAGTCGGTGTTGGCCCGCGACTCGAAGGCCCGACAGGCGTTGCAGACGCCCTCGCCATCGAGCGTGATGCTCGGGCGCGTGTCCGGGGTGATGCAGCGGCGACAATACCTCATGCGCCGAACTCCTCTAGAAAGAGCTTCAAGCTCACGACGCTGAACAGGAACTTGCTGCGGCTGTTGGTGAGGTCTCGCTCCGTCAGGAGCTCCTCGATGGCGTCGCGCCGGACCAGGTCGAGCACGGGCGATTCCGCCAGCAGCGCCGCGCGAACCCGCGGGTCGTCGACGGCAAGGAACGAGTGGATCGGCGCGTTGAAGCCAACCTTGCGTCGGTTATCAACGATGGCGTCCGGCGCGATGCCGCGCACCGCCTCGCGGAGCACCGCCTTGGCGTAGCCGTCGCGCATCAGGTGCCGGGTCGGGATCGTGGCGCAGAACTCAAACAGCGCGCGATCGAGGAACGGCGAGCGGTTCTCGACGGAGTGGTACATCGCATTGAGGTCGTCCTCATGCAGAATGACCGGCACGTTCTCGTGGAACATCTCGTTGAGCATGCGGTTGCGCAGGAGGTCGCCGCTGTAGCGCTCCTCGGCGAACTCCTCCCGCCAGGGCTGCGTCAGGGCCGCGGCGAACCACTCCGCATCCAGATAGATGTGACCGCGAAAGCCAGGGTCCCGCACAAACCGGTCCGGGTCAGCGAGGAACGGGTTGCGCACCATGGGCCGTACGTGCTCGCACCAGGCCGCCAGCGCCGGACCGTAGACCTCCGGCCTGGCGCGCACCTCGCGCAGGTAGGCCAGATGGTGGTCGTAGTAGCCGCTGAACAGCTCGTCGGCCGCGGTGCCGCTGATCGCGATGCGGCAGCCCGCGCGCGCCACCGCCTCCATCAGGAGCCAGTGGGCATAGTACGTGACCGTGTAGACCGGAGCATCGTGATAGCGGACGAGCTCGCGCAGCCCATCGAGGAAGCCATCCGTGCGCACGGGCACCGATGTGTGCTGGACGCCAAGCTCGCGCACGGATGCCTCCACCATCGCCTGCTCCTCATAGCGGGCGTCCGTGTTCACCACAGTGAACCCGCGCGCGTCAGAGCCGAACACGCGGCGCGCGATGGCGATGAGCGCATTGGAGTCGACACCGCCGCTCATGCAGAAGGCCAGCGGCACGTCGGCGCGAAGCCGAAGCTCGACGGAACGGATGAGCCGCTCCCGCGCCCCCGCGACGGCATCCACAAACGACATCGACTCGGCGGGCGCGTGGCGAGGCGCCCAGTAGCGGCCGGTCCTCTCCCTGCCGTCGGGGTCCACGCGCAGCCAGGACGCCGCGGGCAACTCGAGCACGCCCTCGAAGAAGGTGTCGGAGCCTTTGTACAGCGCCTTGTAGCCGTTCACCAGGAAGCGGCGCGCCTGGCGCAGGTTGGGCCGCAGTGGCCGGCCGAGCAGCGCCGCGATCAGCTTCGCTTCCGACGCGAAGTAGAGACCGCCGCCGTCACGGTACAGGTAGAGCGGCTTCTCGCCGAAACGGTCGCGGCAGAGCGTTACCGAGCCGTCCCGAGCATCGTGCAGTGCGAACGCCCACATCCCCTCAAGGTCATCCAGCGCCTCGATACCGTCCATGGCGACGGATGCCGCGAGCACCTCCGTGTCCGATGTCGTGCCGAACGTGACGCCACGCCGGGCCAGCCGGTCGCGCGCCTCAACGTAATTGTAGAGCTCGCCGTTCAGCGCGATCGTTACGGCACCGGCCGTCAGGGGCTGATGGGACCGAGCATCCAGGTCGATGATGCTGAGGCGGCTGTGCAGCAGGCACAGCGCGCGCCCGCTGGGCAGCGTCCAGCGCCGTGAGGCGGCATGGTCGGGGCCGCGCCGGCCCATCCGGGCCAGGCAACGGCGGACGCGCTCGTCGCACGGCGGCGTCGGCCCGACGTACCCGGCTATGCCGCACATGGCCGCCCATCCTCCAACGCCCATGTGCTCGCTCTCAGGCGCATCGCTCCAGCAACTCCTGGCCGGCCTCGAACGGCGTGCCCGCCACCATGGGCCGCGCGAGGCGCGCGCCGATGACGCCCGCCTCCTCGCCGGGAGAAAGCCCGCCGCCTGGTCGGAGCCAGACCACGTCCTCCGCGCGCACCAGGTGCCCGGCCGGCAGGTCACCGGAGGCCGCGATCGACCGCCGCATCGCAACGCGGTTCCCCTCCTCGCACGGCATCACGCGCTTGTGGCCATCGCCCAGCATCGCCTCGAGATCGCGGATCGCGCGGACCATCTGGCGCAGCTCTGCCGGATCCGCGGACAGACGGTGGTCGCGGAAATCGGACAGTCCCTTGTCGAGCGTGAAGTGCTTCTCCACGATGCGCGCTCCAAGCGCCACGGAGGCCAGCACCGCCGCGGTGCCCAGGCAGTGGTCCGAGTAGCCCGCCGTCAGGCCGTAACGGCGACGCAGCGAGCCGATGGCCAGCAGATTGGCCTCCTCGGCGGGCACCGGGTAACTGCTGACGCAGTGCAGCAGCGCCACGCGCTCGCCCGCCGGCCATGCCCCGTGCGCCGAAAGGCAGCGTACCGCGCGGTCCACGGTGGCCAGATCGGCCAGGCCCGTGGAGAGCAGGACCGGTAGCCCGGTTCCGGCCACCCGCGCGAGGAGCGGCTCAAAGTCGTTGTCGCCCGAGGCCACCTTGAGGGCCGCGGCGATCGGCGCAAGGACGTCGACGCTGGGCAGGTCGAGCGGCGTAGAGATGAACAGCACGCCCTCCTCGCGAGCGACGGCAGCGAGTTCGGCGAAGGCAGCCGGGGGCAGCTCGAAGGAGTGGAGGCGCGCGAAACGCGCGGCGTCGAGCGGCGAGGCGAAGAGCTCGACTCGGAAGGTCTGAAACTTCACCGCGTCCGCGCCGGCGGCCGCTGCCTCGCGCACCATCCGCCGCGCGCGCTCCAGACTCCCCTCGTGGTTGTTGCCGATCTCGGCCACTACGAGCACGCCCTCGCTCGTGTCCCGGCACCCTATGCGCATCGCGCCATCACCCCCATGAGCGCCGCCGCGGCCGCGCCGCGCACCGTCGCCAGTGTCTCGTAGCGCGCGATCGCCGGGAGGGCGTCGGCGCCATCGTCGAAGCGAGCCTCGGTGACCCACAGGCAGCGGTCGCTGGCGCACACGAGCACCCCGGTCGCGTTGGCCAGGTAGACCCGCCCGGGCTCGCCCAGCCGCCGATCACGCGCCATGCGCGTGCGAACCAGAG
This region of Chthonomonadales bacterium genomic DNA includes:
- a CDS encoding N-acetyl sugar amidotransferase; this translates as MRYCRRCITPDTRPSITLDGEGVCNACRAFESRANTDWGRRAEAFAEVAHAARVRAGGYDCVVPVSGGKDSTWQVVTCLEHGLRPLAVTWCPPARTELGRRNLRSLVEIGVDHIDYRIRPDVERRFMAAAYERLGSTAIPMHMALFAIPLAVAVSFRVPLVVWGENSAFEYGGSEEERTGFRLDAAWLRRFGVTHGTTWRDWVGEALSERDLVAYRGPSDAEMEAAGVNAVFLGYYFPWDPAHTAAVAARHGFRERASGPRTGYYAFADVDDHLISVHHHLKWHKFGITRLFDNLSLEIRHGRMSRDEAIDVVRRSGDQTPRRDIARFCEFVGMSRARFGEIADSFRNPGVWTRREGRWVIDDFLVPDWRWQ
- the asnB gene encoding asparagine synthase (glutamine-hydrolyzing), with amino-acid sequence MCGIAGYVGPTPPCDERVRRCLARMGRRGPDHAASRRWTLPSGRALCLLHSRLSIIDLDARSHQPLTAGAVTIALNGELYNYVEARDRLARRGVTFGTTSDTEVLAASVAMDGIEALDDLEGMWAFALHDARDGSVTLCRDRFGEKPLYLYRDGGGLYFASEAKLIAALLGRPLRPNLRQARRFLVNGYKALYKGSDTFFEGVLELPAASWLRVDPDGRERTGRYWAPRHAPAESMSFVDAVAGARERLIRSVELRLRADVPLAFCMSGGVDSNALIAIARRVFGSDARGFTVVNTDARYEEQAMVEASVRELGVQHTSVPVRTDGFLDGLRELVRYHDAPVYTVTYYAHWLLMEAVARAGCRIAISGTAADELFSGYYDHHLAYLREVRARPEVYGPALAAWCEHVRPMVRNPFLADPDRFVRDPGFRGHIYLDAEWFAAALTQPWREEFAEERYSGDLLRNRMLNEMFHENVPVILHEDDLNAMYHSVENRSPFLDRALFEFCATIPTRHLMRDGYAKAVLREAVRGIAPDAIVDNRRKVGFNAPIHSFLAVDDPRVRAALLAESPVLDLVRRDAIEELLTERDLTNSRSKFLFSVVSLKLFLEEFGA
- a CDS encoding N-acetylneuraminate synthase family protein, whose translation is MRIGCRDTSEGVLVVAEIGNNHEGSLERARRMVREAAAAGADAVKFQTFRVELFASPLDAARFARLHSFELPPAAFAELAAVAREEGVLFISTPLDLPSVDVLAPIAAALKVASGDNDFEPLLARVAGTGLPVLLSTGLADLATVDRAVRCLSAHGAWPAGERVALLHCVSSYPVPAEEANLLAIGSLRRRYGLTAGYSDHCLGTAAVLASVALGARIVEKHFTLDKGLSDFRDHRLSADPAELRQMVRAIRDLEAMLGDGHKRVMPCEEGNRVAMRRSIAASGDLPAGHLVRAEDVVWLRPGGGLSPGEEAGVIGARLARPMVAGTPFEAGQELLERCA